The genome window AATGATAATCCTTCGGCCTTGTCAACCTCCGGCAAATACTAACAGCACTCTGACCATCTGATGTCAGCTCTGATGCACGAGCTCCTTTAGTCAGAAGCAATACTATAATTGATGGCTCTTTGCGCATCACAGCAATGTGAAGTACTGTGTAACCCCGAGAATTCCGGAGGTTAACATCAGCTAGACCCAGACCAAGCACTTCAGTCACAACCTTAGGATCGCAGTAAGCCGCAGCATAATGGAGAGCATTGGCTTCATCTAAGGTTATAGCAGACTCACTTAAAAGAAGTTTCACAAGTTCAACATCATCTGAGTCCAATGCCTTATGTATTCTCCTGATTCTCTTTTCATGCAAAGGGTCCACTGCTGGCATGTTTGGGTCACAGTCTTGCTGAGAATTGCGGCgaagaattttaattttctcaatAACCTCATCAGGAAGTTCCTTCTCAAGAGAGATGCTATCAATATCCGATCGTGCCACTCTCTCTATACACTGAGTGATGAGCTGACTCAACTGACAATGTAAAGCAACTACAAGGATTGGGATAACATCGTCTGCCAGAGCTTTCCCAACAAAATTAAGAAGGCGTCGCTGCCAATACATAGAGAACCAAATCAGAACAATTCCATTTTTCTTATCAAAAAAATGAGCAATCTATCTTAACATTCTATAAACAAGTTGGGTAGAAATTGACCGCAAGAAAAAATAGGACTAAATTTACAAAACCATGTTTCATAAAAAGCCACCAAAACAACATTATACCCCTACCACTACATTAATGTAAGCTTGAAGGGAAAAATTGGTTTATTAAGTGATATGTAGATGTTGAAGGATTAATGGAACCAGGTACATGAGATGATAACAATTTGTGGGGTGGCATCAATTACTTTAGTTTAACTAGCATGCCCCAGAAAATCGAGGTAAAAAAGAACATTAATTCTTTTCAAAACTGCTCTACACTTTTGTAGCCAAgaactcaaaaaataaagtcaAGCAGTTTAAACCATTAGAAATTTGCGGGGTGACTTCAATCACCTCATCCACTACAATGGTTCAACCATTAGTAACAACAgaaatcaataaaaagaaagggacCTTCACTCATGCCCAGCTCCACAGAAATCATGAACTCTAGAGTTGACTGATGGCTTAATGTGATAAAAATCTTGAtcagaaattcaaaataacagaACACCAACCTGGAATATCGAAACCAGATCAGGCATTTGGAAAATGGAAGAAGCGTACATCAACTCCACGACGAAATTAATAGCAGGTCTACACGCGTCATGGGCACATACATTGTGAACACAGGTTGACACCTCCATGGGAGAAGGCTTCAACTTTCCAGTATACACATAGCtcaaaaaaaccaagaagGCTTCATATCTAACATCGCCATAAGGCAGCAAATCACTGATACAGTACTTTGATCTGCTTTCCTTCCCAGAAGACCCCTTTTTTTGCTTGAATAGATCGCGGAAAAAACTACTCCTAGAAGCCAATATACATCGGTGAACGCCAACAGAAATCCCCTCAACTATGATATCAGCATCACTATAATCACAGCCAGAATCAACCAAGAGCTGCTCCAAATTAGAACTAAGCTTGCTCAAACTGATGACTTCAAGACTAGGCACGGATTCAGAACCAGAGGAAGAAAAGTTGTGGCTTATTGAACCATTTGATATATGGGATGATGAAGTAAAGCTCAAAGAGGATGATGGTTCAGATGAATTAGCCATTAATCTACTTCAGACCAAAAGGTGGAGCCTAGGATGTATCAGCGTCAAGCTTAATCACATAA of Prunus dulcis chromosome 4, ALMONDv2, whole genome shotgun sequence contains these proteins:
- the LOC117626739 gene encoding BTB/POZ domain and ankyrin repeat-containing protein NPR1 yields the protein MANSSEPSSSLSFTSSSHISNGSISHNFSSSGSESVPSLEVISLSKLSSNLEQLLVDSGCDYSDADIIVEGISVGVHRCILASRSSFFRDLFKQKKGSSGKESRSKYCISDLLPYGDVRYEAFLVFLSYVYTGKLKPSPMEVSTCVHNVCAHDACRPAINFVVELMYASSIFQMPDLVSIFQRRLLNFVGKALADDVIPILVVALHCQLSQLITQCIERVARSDIDSISLEKELPDEVIEKIKILRRNSQQDCDPNMPAVDPLHEKRIRRIHKALDSDDVELVKLLLSESAITLDEANALHYAAAYCDPKVVTEVLGLGLADVNLRNSRGYTVLHIAVMRKEPSIIVLLLTKGARASELTSDGQSAVSICRRLTRPKDYHSKTEQGQEANKDRICIDVLEREMRRNPMAGVTSISSQIMPDDLHMKLLNLENRVAFARLLFPAEAKLAMVIAHAETTSEFAGRSSSKGSSGNLMEVDLNETPTVQNKRLHSRLEALMKTVDLGRCYFPHCSEVLDKFIEDDLPDLFYLEMGTSDEQKIKRMRFMELKEEVHKAFNKDKAELNLSGLSSSSSTSSPKKLGATQKVRKL